Proteins co-encoded in one Cercospora beticola chromosome 7, complete sequence genomic window:
- a CDS encoding uncharacterized protein (antiSMASH:Cluster_1~SMCOG1101:phosphoglycerate mutase): MAPNSRIILTRHAQAEHNVDLDYTIHDAPLTALGKKQAQALVPQISEIAKEVDLVATSPLKRTLQTTKLGWGPAIDRLGGLSKVALVPEFQECNDFPCDTGSSASTLSKDPELEGFDFSHLPEDWTSKKGFWSADRGLIAKRAEWVRQWLRDRPEETIVLVGHGDILREVTCDANGPSGYGWRNAEVRIFTFDPEWVEKDECFLKQQKGKEVAVAGGYGPTSTEDDLFSGNGKL, from the exons ATGGCACCGAATTCTCGCATCATTCTTACTCGGCACGCACAAGCAGAACATAATGTAGACCTTGACTATACCA TCCATGACGCCCCTCTGACAGCCCTCGGCAAGAAACAAGCCCAAGCTCTCGTTCCACAAATCTCCGAAATTGcaaaggaagtcgacctcgTTGCCACCTCACCTCTTAAGCGAACACTCCAGACAACAAAGCTCGGGTGGGGTCCTGCCATAGACCGTCTAGGCGGACTATCGAAAGTAGCTCTCGTACCTGAGTTCCAGGAGTGTAACGATTTTCCTTGTGACACGGGATCCTCCGCCAGCACTCTTTCCAAAGACCCCGAACTCGAAGGATTCGATTTCTCTCATCTTCCAGAGGACTGGACTTCCAAGAAAGGCTTCTGGTCTGCGGATCGGGGCTTGATTGCTAAACGCGCAGAGTGGGTTCGCCAATGGTTGAGAGACCGCCCTGAGGAGACAATTGTTCTTGTCGGACATGGGGATATTTTGAGAGAGGTCACTTGCGATGCCAATGGGCCAAGTGGGTATGGTTGGAGAAATGCGGAGGTCAGAATCTTCACGTTCGATCCAGAGTGGGTGGAGAAGGACGAATGTTTtctgaagcagcagaagggcAAGGAGGTTGCTGTTGCAGGAGGGTATGGGCCCACGAGTACCGAGGATGATCTGTTCTCTGGGAATGGGAAACTGTGA